From a region of the Anaeromyxobacter sp. genome:
- a CDS encoding lactate permease LctP family transporter, whose protein sequence is MNPAAWTQNYIPVGNLFVSTLVAAIPVVVLLGALAFFHMKAHLAALLSLALALLIAIFVYQMPASTAFAAAANGAAFGLLPIGWIILNAIFVYDITVKTGKFEVVKETIGGLAGDRRIQVLLIAFAFGAFIEGAAGFGTPVAISAAMLIGLGFKPLQAAGLALIGNTAPVAYGALGTPIITLAKVTGLNELALSAMAGRQLPLFSLIVPFWLVWQMSGFRGMVEVWPACLVAGLAFAVPQFVMSNFHGPNLVDIVAAIACIVALYGFLKVWQPKNIWRFPEERDLPQVQHKNHSFGAAFMAWMPWIVLSVLVFIWGYGPVKIWMNTMYGGVFAPSWEVPYLHNLVIKAPPVAAKLTPEGAKYTLNYLSATGTGLLLSGIISGLWLGLKPGPLLATYWGTLKRVKMSLITIAAMLALGFTTKSCGSDSTMGLAFASTGWLFPFFSPLLGWLGVALTGSDTSSNVLFGNLQVVSANAIGMNPILAAASNSSGGVMGKMIDAQSIVVAGVATGQHGKEGEILRYVFWHSLALACLVGVVVFLQAYVFTWMVPVVPLP, encoded by the coding sequence ATGAATCCCGCAGCCTGGACACAGAACTACATCCCCGTAGGCAACCTCTTCGTCTCGACGCTGGTCGCCGCCATCCCGGTGGTGGTGCTGCTCGGGGCCCTGGCCTTCTTCCACATGAAGGCCCACCTGGCGGCCCTGCTCAGCCTGGCGCTGGCGCTCCTCATCGCCATCTTCGTCTACCAGATGCCGGCCAGCACGGCCTTCGCCGCGGCCGCCAACGGCGCGGCCTTCGGCCTGCTGCCCATCGGCTGGATCATCCTCAACGCCATCTTCGTCTACGACATCACCGTCAAGACGGGGAAGTTCGAGGTGGTCAAGGAGACCATCGGCGGCCTGGCGGGCGACCGGCGCATCCAGGTGCTGCTCATCGCCTTCGCCTTCGGCGCCTTCATCGAGGGCGCGGCCGGCTTCGGCACCCCGGTGGCCATCTCGGCCGCCATGCTGATCGGCCTCGGCTTCAAGCCGCTGCAGGCCGCCGGCCTGGCCCTGATCGGCAACACCGCGCCGGTGGCCTACGGCGCCCTCGGCACGCCCATCATCACCCTGGCCAAGGTCACCGGCCTCAACGAGCTGGCCCTCTCGGCCATGGCCGGCCGGCAGCTGCCGCTCTTCTCGCTCATCGTGCCCTTCTGGCTGGTCTGGCAGATGTCCGGCTTCCGCGGCATGGTCGAGGTCTGGCCGGCCTGCCTGGTGGCCGGCCTGGCCTTCGCCGTCCCGCAGTTCGTGATGTCCAACTTCCACGGCCCGAACCTGGTCGACATCGTGGCCGCCATCGCCTGCATCGTGGCGCTCTACGGCTTCCTCAAGGTCTGGCAGCCCAAGAACATCTGGCGCTTCCCCGAGGAGCGCGACCTCCCCCAGGTCCAGCACAAGAACCACTCCTTCGGCGCCGCCTTCATGGCCTGGATGCCCTGGATCGTCCTCTCGGTGCTGGTCTTCATCTGGGGCTACGGCCCGGTCAAGATCTGGATGAACACCATGTACGGCGGCGTGTTCGCGCCGTCCTGGGAGGTGCCGTACCTGCACAACCTGGTGATCAAGGCCCCGCCGGTGGCGGCCAAGCTGACCCCCGAGGGGGCCAAGTACACCCTCAACTACCTCTCGGCCACCGGGACCGGCCTCCTGCTCTCCGGCATCATCTCGGGCCTCTGGCTCGGCCTGAAGCCCGGCCCGCTGCTGGCCACCTACTGGGGCACGCTCAAGCGGGTGAAGATGTCCCTCATCACCATCGCCGCCATGCTGGCGCTGGGCTTCACCACCAAGTCCTGCGGCTCCGACTCCACCATGGGCCTGGCGTTCGCCTCCACCGGCTGGCTCTTCCCGTTCTTCTCGCCGCTGCTGGGCTGGCTGGGCGTGGCGCTGACCGGCTCGGACACCTCCTCCAACGTGCTCTTCGGCAACCTGCAGGTGGTGAGCGCCAACGCCATCGGCATGAACCCCATCCTGGCGGCCGCCTCCAACAGCTCCGGCGGCGTGATGGGCAAGATGATCGACGCCCAGTCCATCGTGGTGGCCGGCGTGGCCACCGGCCAGCACGGCAAGGAGGGCGAGATCCTGCGCTACGTCTTCTGGCACTCGCTGGCGCTGGCCTGCCTGGTGGGCGTGGTGGTCTTCCTGCAGGCCTACGTCTTCACCTGGATGGTCCCGGTCGTCCCACTCCCGTGA
- a CDS encoding CGNR zinc finger domain-containing protein produces the protein MAYAFTAGDLGLDFVNTLERHAGRAPEEVLTSWRELVDWAARAGVAGPQVAGRLRALGVGDRRTAQAVFRRALQLRDCLYELVTAHLARRRPRTVHLRRFNGFLAEAQAAVVLRAAAGGLAFDLPVTAERPASLLGPVVMAAARLLTSPETVALIRRCDAENCRQFFVDRSKNHSRRWCDMKLCGNRAKAREFYRQHRGRG, from the coding sequence ATGGCGTACGCGTTCACCGCCGGAGATCTGGGCCTGGACTTCGTGAACACGCTGGAGCGTCACGCGGGCCGGGCGCCGGAGGAGGTGCTGACCTCCTGGCGGGAGCTCGTCGACTGGGCGGCCCGGGCCGGGGTGGCGGGGCCGCAGGTGGCGGGCAGGCTGCGCGCGCTGGGGGTCGGGGACCGGCGCACCGCGCAGGCCGTGTTCCGGCGCGCGCTGCAGCTGCGGGACTGCCTCTACGAGCTCGTCACCGCGCACCTCGCCCGGCGGCGGCCCAGGACCGTCCACCTCCGGCGCTTCAACGGCTTCCTCGCCGAGGCGCAGGCCGCGGTCGTCCTGCGCGCCGCCGCCGGGGGCCTGGCCTTCGACCTCCCGGTCACGGCCGAGCGGCCCGCCTCGCTACTGGGTCCCGTCGTCATGGCCGCGGCGCGGCTCCTCACCTCCCCCGAGACCGTGGCGCTGATCCGCCGCTGCGACGCGGAGAACTGCCGCCAGTTCTTCGTCGACCGCAGCAAGAACCACTCGCGGCGGTGGTGCGACATGAAGCTGTGCGGCAACCGCGCCAAGGCGCGCGAGTTCTACCGGCAGCACCGCGGGCGCGGCTGA
- a CDS encoding EamA family transporter — MGAPGGTCLAPAAPPPPAPPRALVLLAFAAVFLVWGTTFLAIRYAVETIPPLLTAGVRHGVAGTLLFSLAWLRGYRPRRTDWLAGSVLGALFFLAGHGLLHWAEVHISSGLAALLIATEPLMILGLGAALGRQRLRRPSALGLLLGLAGVALLTLPELGAARLVDRAIFATLLSSFAWSLGVVAGPLLNLPEHAIGRAAVATLTGGAMLLLLAGLTGELSALDPGAISLRSALGLAYLITFGSVITFSAYTWLLQRVPPALVATHTFVNPVVAVLVGWMWAGEPLGGQLVLATAAIVAAVVLVGRGERSTS; from the coding sequence ATGGGTGCTCCTGGAGGTACGTGCCTGGCCCCCGCCGCGCCGCCACCGCCCGCGCCGCCCCGTGCCCTGGTGCTCCTGGCCTTCGCGGCCGTCTTCCTGGTCTGGGGCACGACGTTCCTGGCCATCCGCTACGCGGTCGAGACCATCCCGCCGCTCCTCACGGCGGGCGTGCGCCACGGCGTGGCGGGGACCCTGCTCTTCTCGCTGGCCTGGCTGCGCGGCTACCGCCCGCGCCGCACCGACTGGCTCGCGGGCAGCGTGCTCGGCGCGCTCTTCTTCCTGGCCGGACACGGCCTGCTGCACTGGGCCGAGGTGCACATCTCGTCGGGGCTGGCGGCGCTCCTCATCGCCACCGAGCCGCTCATGATCCTGGGGCTCGGCGCTGCGCTTGGCCGCCAGCGCCTCCGCCGGCCCAGCGCCCTCGGCCTCCTGCTCGGCCTGGCCGGCGTCGCGCTGCTCACGCTGCCCGAGCTCGGCGCGGCGCGCCTGGTCGACCGGGCCATCTTCGCCACGCTGCTCAGCTCCTTCGCCTGGTCGCTCGGCGTCGTGGCGGGGCCGCTGCTGAACCTCCCCGAGCACGCCATCGGCCGCGCGGCCGTGGCGACGCTCACGGGCGGCGCCATGCTCCTGCTGCTCGCGGGCCTCACCGGCGAGCTCTCGGCGCTCGACCCCGGCGCGATCTCGCTCCGCTCCGCGCTCGGCCTCGCCTACCTCATCACCTTCGGCTCGGTGATCACCTTCTCGGCCTACACCTGGCTCCTGCAGCGCGTGCCGCCGGCGCTGGTGGCGACCCACACCTTCGTGAACCCGGTGGTCGCCGTCTTGGTCGGCTGGATGTGGGCCGGCGAGCCGCTCGGCGGCCAGCTGGTGCTCGCGACGGCGGCCATCGTGGCGGCGGTGGTGCTGGTGGGGCGGGGGGAGCGCTCGACCTCGTAG
- a CDS encoding fibronectin type III domain-containing protein produces the protein MRFRDRAGNTSAATSDAITLDATGPATPTITLAGNAGAQAGYTGTPVVTATLSATDLNEGALKANLQVRLGNDLAFSGSSWQPYATTLSWALPGVDGLKTVYAQFRDAAGNASAIVNTTITLAAAPPSGGSIALAGGATVTNLATVTAAVSATGASQMRFLVDGVATAWVTYAASASVVLGATPDEATRTVAVAFRNAGGVEGGGASATILLDQARPTAAAVVIAGGAAFTATTSVALALSASDGPAPGGTASGLASVEVANNAAFTAATTFAATDALTWTLAAGAEGARTVWVRFRDRAGNVSDPASTSITYDQTGPAGPTLALGGNPEAQAGYTGTAVVTATLSATDANEGAGRANLQVRLSNDSGFAGASWQPYTAALPWLLPIGDGLKTVYAQFRDAAGNLSTVVNAGVTLDATPPTGGAIAVAGGAAATNQLSVPAVISAVGAAQMQVYVNGAAQPGGWQPYAAGATVALGSTPDESSRIVSVVFRNFGGVEGGAVLTSIVVDRAAPVSPAVQVAGGAEFTGGTAVTLTLSASDGPTTGTLASGLASVEVANNAAFTGATTFPYATSVAWTLAAGADGSRTTWVRFTDKAGNVSAVASDAAVLDTAGPTVPAIGLAGNASAQAGYTGTPVVTATLSASDVNEGVAKANLQVRVSNDPGFAGASWQPYTTSLPWVLPIGDGAKSVFAQFRDAVGNVSLAVSAPITLAETPPSAGTIALAGGAPATNQQTVTATLGATGATRMRLYVNGVAQGADFVAYAAAALVDLGLAPDESTRTVSVVYRNAGGVDGGDALATIVMDRTPPSAPLVLVAGGAAWSATTAVALSVSAQDGPATGTVASGLASVEVANVAAFTGSATFAIADTVAWTLAAGDGAKTVHTRFRDKAGNVSAVATDGVILDATGPSLPTIALLGNTEAAGGYTGTPVVTATLSASDVNEGAAKANLQVRVANDVGFSGASWQPYTTSLQWVLPTGDGTKTVYAQFRDGAGNPSATASAIIQLLATPPSGGSIVLASGAAATALQVVPAAISSSGAATMRLSVNGVAVTGWIPYATSTTVDLGATPDQATRAVTVSFRNLGGVEGGAATDSIRFDRTAPDFGTLAVTGTLGNGTTSNSLTATPAVTLSITPPGADEVEMAIAQAATALTSCAASFASPLWQPVSRTATLVLTGSDGAKRACVLFRDAAGNFSALTAAAAGITLDTTPPTNPAFVNLFSQRQNTLSAPTSGVPIITASTDVTTVQYQCTGGTGASYGALWTDCSATTALPRAYALAANAQSTLGVRARDLAYNYSPGSFVQIIHDDVAPFPPFITDLRASRDSVTVTWDATADTDVASFLVYYGNAVADYAGTGAAQGPSPVMVTAVAGQVAPAFTLTNLVPGLPYYVAIEAVDSAGNSSGPGGQRLAVPNKANPRVLSTFGGQPRASGSAVSGARTFLYLAQNQGIVQLDVTGDGGVPVVVGRAYLPDLVPDEDHSLAIITCSRGGVTGHCVLPTGTTAEGDFRGDGENYRASTPIVFFKTTGSSASPTVGTIEGLLPVQPTHVLVGTFAGEPVVVTVDRKGLRAFTFKAGQLAFLRQVARRDFSASVLKVYAATLAFGQVHAFARVDPRDDTAPNLWTFDLTTVLAGGITETRHGPLLDDAGVPIGDIAFGASVQDFVPAFHNGIFLSYVSSISDQTVLSWYSPGFAGPQDTLTLPSGAGSDGTGPVATAGGINQNLYVFVSGGMGSPEVFQVLDDGGLVFLSQFSWLGMSDAVAAHAGLNHLGQERLWAVEVAGMNRALERYTVTGTAIAHLAASFLELPPEAFAESDRFLFVAAGRSIHTVDASNPYTPNVISSVTPGWIANYTKVVVHGRFLYALGGSTGLDVFRINGNGSLTYRTFTGDNSVSDAAVVGRWLFTVSASGLRAYDVSNVGAATPSMTLLNTLAPGVTINAIAARYDNSVAGAVGVSPVAHAVIYAVTGASELRTYDFNGATLSLLGAASWSGGAGSNVTVEGDYAVAGTQDGAYLFIVSTPSSPFLTGPAIYPLSGPTLLQDGYLVGLGAYGDPSGPSFVGRAAGGVDGTIRYSACSAPQGGERGSLTHVDGRYAASCGRNGITFFTPVSAEGGRLLKSHDIAASWGFQGAALASDGMLARIAGPTIPGAGFTDNSRLYSANEQSLAEGTLAAPFYASTNIQLNLPNQAAGLDVLRSVSFLVESDGLIFAVTRRVAGAPTVDAFDPGTAPWTYLGRYTFTGTAEPAAVVSDGEYLYVARNGSAGQVDVIDIRNPVAMTLRATTVALPLNYQIASLTLSRDRLYAGMAQGSPELNEVRVWDVSTVQASGTVSARTTLQIGVEGGITGVAVVGRTLFYTLYDPIYQVPQYQVGVHRLSSVDRDGTLSGGDTGALNVARLTVTAPAQAPVVAGDVLYVASNLGLASFNLAPYWRDGLPPTPVGGVNLADPFRGGPITLRLDGPFASMVGGVYRVFDLR, from the coding sequence GTGCGGTTCAGGGACCGGGCGGGCAACACCTCGGCGGCGACCTCCGACGCCATCACGCTGGACGCGACCGGGCCGGCCACGCCGACCATCACGCTGGCCGGCAACGCCGGGGCGCAGGCGGGCTACACCGGCACGCCGGTGGTGACCGCCACGCTCTCGGCCACCGACCTCAACGAGGGGGCCCTCAAGGCGAACCTGCAGGTCCGGCTCGGCAACGACCTGGCCTTCTCGGGCTCGAGCTGGCAGCCCTACGCCACCACGCTCTCCTGGGCGCTGCCGGGGGTGGACGGGCTGAAGACGGTCTACGCGCAGTTCAGGGACGCCGCCGGGAACGCCTCGGCCATCGTGAACACCACCATCACGCTGGCGGCCGCGCCGCCCTCGGGCGGCAGCATCGCCCTGGCCGGCGGGGCGACGGTCACCAACCTGGCCACGGTCACCGCGGCGGTGAGCGCCACGGGCGCCAGCCAGATGCGCTTCCTGGTCGACGGCGTGGCCACCGCCTGGGTGACCTACGCGGCCTCCGCCAGCGTGGTCCTCGGGGCCACGCCGGACGAGGCGACCCGCACGGTGGCGGTGGCCTTCCGCAACGCCGGCGGCGTGGAGGGTGGCGGCGCCTCGGCCACCATCCTGCTCGACCAGGCCAGGCCGACCGCGGCCGCGGTGGTCATCGCCGGCGGCGCCGCCTTCACGGCCACCACCAGCGTGGCCCTGGCCCTGTCGGCCAGCGACGGGCCGGCGCCGGGCGGCACCGCCTCCGGGCTGGCCTCCGTCGAGGTGGCCAACAACGCGGCCTTCACCGCCGCCACCACCTTCGCCGCCACCGACGCGCTCACCTGGACCCTGGCGGCCGGCGCCGAGGGCGCCCGCACCGTCTGGGTCCGCTTCCGCGACCGGGCCGGCAACGTCTCCGACCCGGCCTCGACCAGCATCACCTACGACCAGACCGGCCCCGCCGGGCCCACCCTGGCCCTGGGGGGCAACCCGGAGGCCCAGGCCGGCTACACCGGGACCGCGGTGGTCACCGCCACCCTCTCGGCCACCGACGCCAACGAGGGCGCCGGGAGGGCCAACCTCCAGGTGCGGCTCTCCAACGACTCCGGGTTCGCCGGGGCGAGCTGGCAGCCGTACACGGCCGCGCTGCCCTGGCTGCTCCCCATCGGCGACGGCCTCAAGACGGTCTACGCCCAGTTCCGCGACGCCGCCGGCAACCTCTCCACCGTCGTCAACGCCGGCGTCACGCTCGACGCCACGCCGCCCACCGGCGGCGCCATCGCGGTGGCCGGCGGGGCCGCCGCCACCAACCAGCTCTCGGTGCCGGCCGTCATCTCCGCGGTCGGCGCGGCCCAGATGCAGGTCTACGTGAACGGGGCGGCCCAGCCCGGCGGCTGGCAGCCCTACGCCGCCGGCGCGACCGTGGCCCTGGGGAGCACGCCCGACGAGTCCTCGCGCATCGTCTCGGTGGTCTTCCGCAACTTCGGCGGCGTGGAGGGCGGCGCGGTGCTGACCTCCATCGTGGTCGACCGGGCGGCGCCGGTCTCGCCCGCGGTGCAGGTGGCCGGCGGCGCGGAGTTCACCGGCGGCACCGCGGTGACGCTCACGCTCTCGGCCTCCGACGGCCCCACCACCGGCACGCTGGCCTCGGGCCTGGCCAGCGTGGAGGTGGCCAACAACGCCGCCTTCACCGGCGCCACCACCTTCCCCTACGCCACCTCGGTGGCCTGGACCCTGGCCGCCGGCGCCGACGGGAGCCGCACCACCTGGGTGCGCTTCACCGACAAGGCGGGCAACGTCTCGGCCGTCGCCAGCGACGCCGCGGTGCTCGACACGGCCGGGCCCACCGTGCCCGCCATCGGGCTGGCCGGCAACGCCAGCGCCCAGGCCGGCTACACCGGCACGCCGGTGGTGACCGCCACGCTCTCGGCCAGCGACGTCAACGAGGGGGTCGCCAAGGCCAACCTGCAGGTGCGCGTCTCCAACGACCCGGGCTTCGCGGGCGCCAGCTGGCAGCCCTACACCACCTCGCTCCCCTGGGTGCTGCCCATCGGCGACGGGGCCAAGTCGGTCTTCGCGCAGTTCCGGGACGCGGTGGGCAACGTGAGCCTGGCGGTGAGCGCCCCCATCACGCTGGCCGAGACCCCGCCCTCGGCCGGCACCATCGCGCTGGCCGGCGGCGCCCCCGCCACCAACCAGCAGACCGTCACCGCCACGCTGGGCGCCACCGGCGCCACGCGCATGCGGCTCTACGTCAACGGCGTGGCCCAGGGGGCCGACTTCGTGGCCTACGCGGCCGCCGCCCTGGTGGACCTGGGGCTGGCGCCCGACGAGTCCACCCGCACCGTCTCGGTGGTCTACCGCAACGCCGGCGGCGTGGACGGCGGCGACGCCCTGGCCACCATCGTGATGGACCGCACCCCGCCCAGCGCTCCGCTCGTCCTGGTGGCCGGTGGCGCCGCCTGGTCCGCCACCACGGCGGTGGCCCTCTCGGTCTCGGCGCAGGACGGCCCGGCCACCGGCACGGTGGCCTCCGGGCTGGCCAGCGTGGAGGTGGCCAACGTCGCCGCCTTCACCGGCTCCGCCACCTTCGCCATCGCCGACACGGTGGCCTGGACACTGGCGGCCGGCGACGGCGCCAAGACCGTGCACACCCGCTTCCGCGACAAGGCGGGCAACGTCTCCGCCGTCGCCACCGACGGCGTGATCCTCGACGCCACCGGCCCCAGCCTGCCCACCATCGCCCTGCTGGGCAACACCGAGGCGGCGGGCGGCTACACCGGCACGCCGGTGGTGACCGCCACGCTCTCGGCCAGCGACGTCAACGAGGGGGCCGCCAAGGCCAACCTGCAGGTGCGGGTCGCCAACGACGTGGGCTTCTCGGGCGCCAGCTGGCAGCCCTACACCACCAGCCTGCAGTGGGTGCTCCCCACCGGTGACGGCACCAAGACCGTCTACGCCCAGTTCCGCGACGGCGCCGGCAACCCCAGCGCCACCGCCAGCGCCATCATCCAGCTGCTGGCCACCCCGCCCAGCGGCGGCTCCATCGTGCTGGCCTCGGGCGCCGCCGCCACGGCCCTGCAGGTGGTGCCGGCGGCCATCTCCTCCAGCGGCGCGGCCACCATGCGCCTCTCGGTGAACGGCGTGGCCGTCACCGGCTGGATCCCCTACGCCACCTCCACCACGGTGGACCTGGGGGCCACCCCCGACCAGGCCACCCGGGCGGTCACCGTCTCCTTCCGCAACCTGGGCGGCGTGGAGGGCGGCGCGGCCACCGACTCGATCCGCTTCGACCGGACCGCGCCCGACTTCGGGACGCTCGCCGTCACCGGCACGCTCGGCAACGGGACCACCAGCAACTCCCTCACGGCCACCCCGGCGGTGACCTTGTCCATCACGCCGCCCGGCGCCGACGAGGTCGAGATGGCGATCGCCCAGGCGGCCACGGCCCTCACCTCCTGCGCGGCCTCCTTCGCCTCTCCCCTGTGGCAGCCGGTCTCGCGCACGGCCACGCTGGTGCTGACCGGCTCCGACGGCGCCAAGCGGGCCTGCGTGCTCTTCCGCGACGCGGCCGGCAACTTCTCCGCCCTCACCGCGGCGGCGGCCGGCATCACGCTCGACACCACGCCGCCCACCAACCCCGCCTTCGTCAACCTCTTCTCGCAGCGCCAGAACACGCTCTCGGCGCCGACCAGCGGGGTGCCCATCATCACGGCCTCGACCGACGTCACCACGGTCCAGTACCAGTGCACCGGCGGCACCGGCGCCAGCTACGGGGCCCTCTGGACCGACTGCTCCGCCACCACCGCGCTGCCCCGCGCCTACGCGCTGGCCGCCAACGCCCAGTCGACGCTCGGCGTGCGGGCCCGCGACCTGGCCTACAACTACAGCCCGGGCTCCTTCGTCCAGATCATCCACGACGACGTGGCGCCGTTCCCGCCCTTCATCACCGACCTGCGCGCCTCGCGGGACAGCGTGACCGTCACCTGGGACGCCACCGCCGACACCGACGTGGCGAGCTTCCTCGTCTACTACGGCAACGCGGTGGCCGACTACGCCGGCACCGGGGCGGCCCAGGGGCCGTCGCCGGTGATGGTGACCGCGGTGGCCGGACAGGTGGCCCCCGCCTTCACCCTCACCAACCTGGTGCCCGGCCTGCCCTACTACGTGGCCATCGAGGCGGTCGACTCGGCGGGCAACAGCAGCGGGCCGGGCGGCCAGCGCCTGGCCGTCCCCAACAAGGCCAACCCGCGCGTGCTCTCCACCTTCGGCGGGCAGCCCCGCGCCTCCGGCTCGGCCGTCTCCGGCGCCCGGACCTTCCTCTACCTGGCCCAGAACCAGGGCATCGTGCAGCTCGACGTGACCGGCGACGGCGGGGTGCCGGTGGTGGTGGGGCGCGCCTACCTGCCCGACCTGGTGCCCGACGAGGACCACTCGCTGGCCATCATCACCTGCTCCCGGGGCGGCGTGACCGGCCACTGCGTGCTGCCCACCGGCACCACCGCCGAGGGCGACTTCCGCGGCGACGGCGAGAACTACCGCGCCTCAACGCCCATCGTCTTTTTCAAGACCACCGGCTCCTCCGCCTCGCCGACGGTGGGCACCATCGAGGGCCTCCTGCCGGTCCAGCCCACCCACGTGCTGGTCGGGACCTTCGCCGGCGAGCCGGTGGTGGTCACCGTCGACCGGAAGGGGCTGCGGGCCTTCACCTTCAAGGCCGGGCAGCTGGCCTTCCTCCGCCAGGTGGCGCGCCGCGACTTCTCCGCCTCGGTGCTGAAGGTCTACGCCGCCACGCTGGCCTTCGGCCAGGTCCACGCCTTCGCCCGCGTCGATCCGCGCGACGACACGGCGCCCAACCTGTGGACCTTCGATCTCACCACCGTGCTGGCCGGGGGCATCACCGAGACCCGCCACGGGCCGCTCCTCGACGACGCCGGCGTGCCCATCGGCGACATCGCCTTCGGCGCCTCGGTGCAGGACTTCGTGCCCGCCTTCCACAACGGCATCTTCCTCTCCTACGTGTCCTCGATCTCCGACCAGACCGTGCTCTCCTGGTACTCGCCGGGCTTCGCCGGTCCACAGGACACGCTCACGCTGCCGAGCGGCGCCGGGTCCGACGGCACCGGGCCGGTGGCGACGGCCGGCGGGATCAACCAGAACCTGTACGTCTTCGTGAGCGGCGGCATGGGCTCGCCCGAGGTCTTCCAGGTGCTCGACGACGGCGGCCTGGTCTTCCTGAGCCAGTTCAGCTGGCTCGGCATGTCCGACGCGGTGGCGGCCCACGCCGGGCTGAACCACCTGGGCCAGGAGCGGCTCTGGGCGGTGGAGGTGGCCGGCATGAACCGCGCCCTGGAGCGGTACACGGTCACCGGCACCGCCATCGCCCACCTGGCCGCCTCCTTCCTGGAGCTGCCGCCGGAGGCCTTCGCCGAGAGCGATCGGTTCCTCTTCGTGGCGGCGGGCCGCTCCATCCACACGGTGGACGCCTCCAACCCCTACACGCCCAACGTGATCTCCTCCGTCACCCCGGGCTGGATCGCCAACTACACCAAGGTGGTGGTCCACGGCCGCTTCCTCTACGCCCTGGGCGGCTCGACCGGCCTGGACGTCTTCCGCATCAACGGCAACGGCTCGCTCACCTACCGGACCTTCACGGGCGACAACAGCGTCAGCGACGCGGCGGTGGTGGGGCGCTGGCTCTTCACCGTCTCGGCCAGCGGCCTGCGGGCCTACGACGTGAGCAACGTCGGGGCGGCCACGCCCTCCATGACGCTGCTCAACACCCTGGCCCCCGGGGTCACCATCAACGCCATCGCGGCGCGCTACGACAACTCGGTGGCGGGCGCGGTGGGGGTCAGCCCGGTGGCGCACGCGGTCATCTACGCGGTCACCGGGGCGTCCGAGCTGCGCACCTACGACTTCAACGGCGCCACCCTGTCGCTGCTGGGCGCGGCGAGCTGGAGCGGCGGCGCCGGCAGCAACGTCACGGTGGAGGGCGACTACGCGGTGGCCGGGACGCAGGACGGGGCCTACCTCTTCATCGTCTCCACGCCCTCGTCGCCCTTCCTGACCGGTCCGGCCATCTACCCGCTGTCCGGGCCGACCCTGCTGCAGGACGGCTACCTGGTCGGGCTGGGGGCCTACGGCGACCCCAGCGGGCCCTCCTTCGTCGGGCGCGCGGCGGGCGGCGTGGACGGGACCATCCGCTACTCGGCCTGCTCGGCGCCGCAGGGCGGGGAGCGCGGCTCGCTGACGCACGTGGACGGGCGCTACGCCGCCTCCTGCGGGCGCAACGGCATCACCTTCTTCACGCCGGTCTCGGCGGAGGGCGGCCGCCTGCTCAAGAGCCACGACATCGCCGCCTCCTGGGGCTTCCAGGGCGCGGCGCTGGCCTCCGACGGCATGCTGGCGCGGATCGCCGGCCCCACCATCCCCGGGGCCGGCTTCACCGACAACTCCCGCCTGTACAGCGCCAACGAGCAGAGCCTGGCCGAGGGGACGCTGGCGGCGCCCTTCTACGCCTCCACCAACATCCAGCTCAACCTGCCCAACCAGGCCGCCGGCCTGGACGTCCTCCGCTCGGTCTCCTTCCTGGTCGAGTCGGACGGGCTGATCTTCGCGGTGACCCGCCGGGTGGCCGGAGCGCCCACCGTGGACGCCTTCGACCCGGGGACGGCGCCCTGGACCTACCTCGGCCGCTACACCTTCACCGGGACGGCCGAGCCGGCCGCGGTGGTCAGCGACGGCGAGTACCTCTACGTGGCGCGCAACGGCTCGGCCGGCCAGGTGGACGTGATCGACATCCGCAACCCGGTGGCCATGACCCTGCGGGCCACCACCGTCGCGCTCCCGCTCAACTACCAGATCGCCTCGCTGACCCTCTCGCGGGACCGGCTCTACGCCGGCATGGCCCAGGGGAGCCCGGAGCTCAACGAGGTGCGGGTCTGGGACGTCTCGACGGTGCAGGCCTCCGGCACGGTCTCCGCCAGGACCACCCTGCAGATCGGCGTGGAGGGGGGCATCACCGGCGTGGCGGTGGTCGGGCGGACGCTCTTCTACACGCTGTACGACCCCATCTACCAGGTGCCCCAGTACCAGGTGGGCGTCCACCGGCTCTCCTCGGTGGACCGCGACGGCACCCTGAGCGGCGGCGACACCGGCGCGCTCAACGTCGCGCGGCTCACGGTGACGGCGCCGGCGCAGGCGCCGGTGGTGGCGGGCGACGTGCTCTACGTGGCCTCCAACCTCGGCCTCGCCTCCTTCAACCTGGCGCCGTACTGGCGCGACGGCTTGCCGCCGACGCCGGTGGGCGGCGTCAACCTGGCCGACCCGTTCCGCGGCGGGCCGATCACGCTGCGCCTCGACGGCCCGTTCGCCTCGATGGTGGGCGGGGTCTACCGCGTCTTCGACCTGCGGTGA